The Apium graveolens cultivar Ventura chromosome 6, ASM990537v1, whole genome shotgun sequence genome contains a region encoding:
- the LOC141665269 gene encoding uncharacterized protein LOC141665269 has translation MTILAVLKTEPDYRPPRPMKPSRPPSSRYCDYREDTGHTTEQCFQLSNLIEGKILRGHLVHYVQREDSPRCYRRDEEDRVIDVIFGDIAAGGLSHNSRKIYAREVFNVNPSTAKRPRANPSPVISFSDEDYRSGLIEGHQDALVITTRVGNNTVKKMLVDNDSSIDVLYHHAFSRMDLGDRRLENSRTPLYGFTENEVHVVGTVDIPVLFGSPPCQIWKMVKFHLISASSSFNAILGRTTITALRAITSISHLKMKFPTDFGIGEMVGNQETARQCYLTTVSLRKKRDEDLEFNQVLDIDPRELVDTPTNNSCSSSRRN, from the coding sequence ATGACCATTTTAGCGGTCCTGAAGACAGAGCCGGACTATCGTCCACCGAGACCCATGAAACCGAGTCGTCCTCCGAGCTCTAGATACTGTGATTACCGCGAAGATACAGGTCACACAACTGAACAATGCTTTCAACTCAGTAACCTCATCGAGGGGAAGATTCTCCGAGGGCATCTTGTGCATTATGTACAACGAGAGGATTCTCCTAGATGTTATAGACGAGATGAAGAAGATCGGGTAATTGACGTTATCTTTGGTGACATAGCTGCTGGAGGGCTTTCTCACAACTCCCGAAAAATCTATGCCCGAGAAGTTTTTAATGTCAACCCATCAACAGCTAAACGCCCTCGAGCAAACCCTTCTCCTGTCATTTCCTTCTCAGATGAAGACTACCGCTCTGGTCTCATCGAGGGCCATCAAGACGCCCTTGTCATCACCACTCGAGTAGGAAACAACACAGTTAAAAAAATGTTGGTCGATAATGACAGCTCCATTGACGTATTATATCACCATGCGTTCTCTCGAATGGACCTCGGCGATCGACGCCTTGAAAATTCTCGAACCCCGTTATATGGGTTTACTGAAAATGAAGTACACGTGGTAGGAACTGTCGACATACCGGTCCTTTTCGGCTCTCCCCCGTGCCAAATTtggaagatggtcaaatttcatctGATCAGCGCATCCTCTAGTTTCAACGCCATATTGGGTCGAACGACGATCACCGCCCTACGAGCTATAACTTCCATCTCCCATTTGAAAATGAAGTTCCCTACAGACTTTGGTATAGGAGAAATGGTAGGTAATCAAGAAACAGCGAGACAATGCTATTTAACCACTGTCTCTCTAAGAAAAAAGAGAGACGAGGATCTAGAGTTCAACCAAGTGCTTGATATCGACCCAAGGGAACTAGTCGATACACCCACGAACAACTCATGCTCTTCTAGTCGAAGAAACTGA
- the LOC141665268 gene encoding uncharacterized protein LOC141665268, with amino-acid sequence MITKSKISSDHVSDLRKIFENARANNMRLNPAKCSFGLTAGKFLGFLVTQKGIEADPAQKKAILEMENPRSVKDLQKLTGCIATLRRFIPQSSKRCLPFFSAMKKASKSPYFEWNDDCEKNFAELKTFLANPSILTRPLVGEPLRVYLSASDETVAAVLVRVDEGKDVPEREIHVLTNQPLKRILHKPDITGRLATWTIELSQFYIEHKPRTTIKAQVLSDFIAGCQFKSRAQKTGDDQSRPWLLFVDGSSTSNSGGAGIILISPEGFKIQQALKFGFSAINNVAEYEALIAGLKLASGLEAEVIDIFGDSQLFEKALLDLKVQYVKASVAYPQANGLAEVTNRTILQGLKKRNEEIPRCWVDELPNVLWSYRTTSRNAIGETPFCLAYGVDAVLPVEVSLTSPRVEVFDPILSLKGLCIHNDLLEETWEEARMRMVAQQEKTTRYFNKKVKPKGLKVDDLVLRDSATSQPTISGKFKPTREGPYRVSKVISTGTCVLSHLDGRPIKNAWNGIHLKKFFQ; translated from the exons ATGATTACAAAATCTAAGATTTCCTCAGACCATGTGTCAGACCTTCGTAAAATATTTGAAAATGCAAGAGCTAACAACATGCGATTGAACCCAGCAAAGTGTTCGTTCGGTCTTACGGCGGGTAAATTCTTAGGATTCCTGGTCACCCAAAAAGGTATCGAGGCGGACCCAGCTCAGAAAAAAGCAATTTTGGAAATGGAAAACCCAAGATCTGTCAAGGACCTACAAAAACTTACCGGATGTATAGCTACGCTCCGAAGGTTCATTCCTCAATCCTCAAAAAGATGCCTTCCCTTTTTCTCTGCAATGAAAAAAGCTTCCAAATCCCCGTATTTTGAGTGGAACGATGATTGTGAAAAGAATTTTGCGGAGTTAAAAACATTTTTGGCAaatccttcaatactcactcgGCCCTTAGTTGGCGAGCCGTTACGAGTATATCTCTCTGCCTCCGATGAAACGGTTGCGGCCGTGTTGGTCCGTGTCGATGAAGGAAAAGATGTCCCT GAGAGGGAAATCCATGTTCTCACTAATCAACCTCTGAAAAGAATCTTACACAAGCCCGACATAACGGGCAGACTTGCAACTTGGACAATCGAGTTAAGTCAATTCTACATCGAGCACAAACCTCGAACAACGATTAAGGCCCAGGTTCTCTCAGATTTTATCGCCGGGTGCCAGTTTAAGTCCAGGGCACAAAAGACGGGTGACGATCAGTCACGCCCGTGGCTGTTATTCGTAGATGGATCCTCGACATCCAACTCCGGAGGAGCAGGGATAATATTAATCAGTCCAGAGGGATTCAAAATCCAACAAGCACTCAAATTCGGGTTCTCCGCCATAAACAACGTAGCCGAATACGAGGCCCTCATCGCAGGGTTAAAGCTCGCATCCGGACTTGAGGCGGAGGTCATTGACATATTTGGAGATTCTCAGTTG TTCGAGAAGGCGCTACTTGACTTAAAAGTTCAATATGTCAAGGCATCCGTAGCATACCCCCAAGCTAATGGGCTCGCAGAAGTAACAAACAGAACCATCCTGCAAGGTCTGAAGAAAAGAAATGAAGAGATACCCCGTTGTTGGGTCGATGAGCTCCCAAATGTGCTATGGTCGTATAGAACAACCTCCCGAAACGCAATAGGTGAAACTCCTTTCTGCCTCGCATACGGCGTTGATGCTGTCCTACCCGTTGAGGTAAGTTTAACCTCCCCACGGGTCGAGGTGTTCGATCCTATCCTCTCGCTCAAGGGTTTATGCATTCACAATGACTTATTAGAAGAAACATGGGAAGAAGCCCGAATGCGGATGGTCGCCCAGCAAGAGAAAACAACAAGATACTTCAACAAAAAGGTCAAGCCCAAGGGCCTCAAGGTCGACGACCTTGTTCTTAGGGATTCCGCGACATCACAGCCCACCATTTCAGGAAAATTCAAACCAACGCGGGAAGGGCCTTATCGGGTCTCGAAGGTGATAAGTACGGGGACCTGTGTACTTTCTCATCTCGACGGCAGGCCTATCAAAAATGCTTGGAATGGGATTCATCTCAAAAAGTTCTTTCAGTAG